One window from the genome of Pseudomonadota bacterium encodes:
- a CDS encoding hydrogenase iron-sulfur subunit, translated as MNTNLEFKPNIIGFLCQWUAYGAADLAGVSRLQYASEIRFVRVMCSGRVDLEFILKAFLNGEDGVLVGGCQLGECNYTTHGNFDALSTVRICKKIMEHIGLNPERLRIQFMSSSDGAVLAETADDFTRKVKELGPLGKAEGLDTEALKLKLEAVRKLVPYIKLVERERLRVPVKSAAEYDKFFASDDTTRLIDELINEKLSISEMMLLLNESPLSTGEISKILDLESSEVAKHISDSSKQGLIKYDESGKCYLPA; from the coding sequence ATGAATACAAACCTTGAATTCAAGCCAAATATAATCGGTTTCCTGTGCCAATGGTGAGCATATGGGGCTGCTGACCTGGCTGGAGTTTCCAGACTACAATATGCAAGTGAGATCAGATTTGTTCGGGTAATGTGTTCCGGTAGGGTTGACCTGGAATTTATCCTCAAAGCTTTCCTGAATGGAGAAGACGGGGTGCTGGTTGGTGGTTGCCAGCTGGGTGAATGCAATTATACGACCCACGGAAATTTTGATGCCTTGAGTACGGTGCGTATCTGCAAGAAGATCATGGAACATATCGGCCTGAATCCGGAAAGGCTGAGAATCCAGTTTATGTCCAGCAGTGATGGCGCTGTTTTGGCTGAAACTGCTGATGATTTTACCAGAAAGGTGAAGGAGTTGGGCCCGCTTGGTAAAGCTGAGGGTCTGGATACGGAAGCCTTGAAGTTGAAACTTGAAGCCGTAAGAAAATTGGTTCCCTACATTAAACTGGTGGAGAGGGAAAGACTGAGAGTGCCGGTAAAATCGGCAGCGGAATATGACAAATTTTTCGCCAGTGACGATACCACCCGCCTGATTGATGAGCTGATTAACGAAAAATTGTCAATCAGTGAAATGATGTTGCTTCTTAATGAGAGCCCCCTTTCAACTGGTGAAATCTCCAAAATCCTGGACCTCGAGTCGTCTGAAGTGGCAAAACATATCAGTGACTCCTCGAAACAGGGCTTGATTAAGTACGACGAAAGCGGGAAATGTTATCTCCCAGCTTAG
- a CDS encoding NAD(P)H-dependent oxidoreductase subunit E has protein sequence MDNERIDQIVAKHDGEPSSLIQVLLEIQSEHHWLPMDALKRVSQKLQVPMTQIQHIATFYKAFSLVPKGRHEIHICMGTACHVRGAQRVLDMVEDMIGIEPGETDLDLNFSLETVNCLGCCALGPVMEIDGKTHGKMTPAETADVLKNYN, from the coding sequence ATGGATAACGAAAGAATTGATCAGATTGTTGCTAAGCATGATGGCGAACCCAGTTCACTGATCCAGGTGTTGCTGGAAATTCAGAGTGAACATCATTGGCTCCCCATGGATGCATTAAAGAGGGTAAGCCAGAAGTTGCAGGTTCCCATGACCCAGATACAGCATATTGCTACTTTTTATAAAGCCTTCAGTTTAGTTCCTAAAGGAAGGCATGAAATTCATATTTGTATGGGAACTGCCTGTCATGTGCGTGGGGCGCAGCGTGTTCTTGATATGGTAGAGGATATGATCGGCATTGAACCCGGTGAGACGGATCTGGATTTAAATTTCAGCCTGGAAACGGTTAACTGTCTCGGCTGCTGCGCTTTGGGACCAGTGATGGAAATTGACGGAAAGACGCATGGTAAAATGACGCCGGCCGAAACCGCAGACGTATTAAAAAATTACAATTAG
- a CDS encoding NADH-ubiquinone oxidoreductase-F iron-sulfur binding region domain-containing protein, whose protein sequence is MSRLHSPAELEEFRQGILSKRDPDKPCITLCTGSACLASGSAGVAEAIEAEIEKQGLQGQVEIRKTGCHGFCERGPIIVKNPEGICYFQIEPGDVAEIVSETVREKKIVDRLLYNDPDSGEKIVHEDEIPFYKNQERLVFGSNGSIDPKSIEDYLAIGGYGALAKALTGMSAEEVLEEVKNSNLRGRGGGGFPAGIKWEGSRNAPGDIKYVIVNADEGDPGAYMDRSLLEGNPHAILEGLTIGAYAVGACEGYIYVRQEYPLAVENVMLAIKQAEELGFLGENILGSGFNFKVIVHQGAGAFVCGESTALMTALEGRVGEPRPKYIRSNIRGLWNRPSVLNNVETWANVPLIISKGADWFTQFGTEGSKGTKIFSLVGKIVNTGLVEVPMGMTLRDIIFKIGGGIPGGKKFKAVQTGGPSGGCIPEELLDLEVGFDELSKAGSMMGSGGMIVLDEDTCMVDVARYFMAFLADESCGKCVPCREGLRQMLKILTNITEGRGKEGDIELLEELSETAKEAALCALGQSAPNPFLSTLRYFRDEYEAHIKEKRCPALSCKELIAYYIDPEKCQGCGRCLKNCPAEAIIGGKKLIHIIDQEKCTKCGTCFEVCPSKFGAVTKISGVTVPPPVPEEKRTVTKKSKKDE, encoded by the coding sequence ATGTCGCGATTACATTCGCCCGCTGAATTGGAAGAATTCAGGCAGGGCATCCTGTCAAAAAGAGACCCCGATAAACCTTGTATTACGCTTTGTACCGGTTCCGCCTGTCTGGCTTCCGGCAGTGCCGGGGTGGCTGAAGCGATCGAAGCGGAGATCGAAAAACAGGGTTTGCAGGGTCAGGTTGAGATCAGGAAAACCGGCTGTCATGGTTTTTGCGAGCGGGGGCCGATTATCGTCAAAAACCCTGAGGGAATCTGCTATTTTCAGATTGAGCCAGGTGATGTGGCTGAAATTGTTTCTGAAACCGTAAGGGAGAAAAAGATTGTTGACCGCCTGCTCTACAATGATCCTGACAGCGGTGAAAAGATAGTCCATGAAGATGAAATTCCTTTCTATAAAAACCAGGAACGGCTGGTTTTTGGCTCCAATGGCAGCATTGATCCCAAGAGTATCGAAGACTACCTGGCGATTGGTGGTTATGGTGCCCTGGCCAAGGCGCTTACCGGGATGTCGGCTGAAGAGGTCCTGGAAGAGGTCAAAAACTCCAATCTCAGGGGTCGGGGTGGTGGCGGCTTCCCGGCCGGCATCAAGTGGGAAGGTTCCCGGAACGCCCCCGGAGATATAAAATATGTTATTGTCAATGCTGACGAAGGCGATCCCGGAGCCTACATGGACCGGAGCCTGCTCGAAGGTAATCCTCATGCGATTCTTGAGGGATTGACCATTGGCGCTTATGCCGTCGGGGCCTGTGAAGGGTATATCTATGTACGTCAAGAGTATCCTCTGGCAGTAGAAAATGTGATGCTGGCCATCAAACAGGCCGAGGAGCTGGGTTTCCTTGGCGAAAATATCCTTGGTTCGGGTTTTAATTTCAAGGTTATCGTGCACCAGGGAGCAGGGGCCTTTGTCTGTGGTGAATCGACCGCCCTGATGACGGCATTGGAAGGACGGGTGGGTGAACCTCGTCCTAAATATATTCGTTCCAATATCAGAGGGCTCTGGAATCGTCCCAGTGTGCTCAACAATGTTGAAACCTGGGCTAATGTTCCCCTGATTATCAGTAAGGGAGCGGACTGGTTTACCCAATTCGGCACCGAGGGGAGCAAGGGGACGAAGATTTTCTCCCTGGTGGGCAAGATTGTCAATACCGGCCTGGTGGAAGTGCCCATGGGCATGACTTTGAGGGATATTATTTTCAAGATCGGCGGTGGTATCCCCGGTGGTAAGAAGTTCAAGGCCGTACAGACCGGGGGGCCTTCCGGTGGTTGCATCCCCGAAGAGTTGCTGGATCTGGAAGTTGGTTTTGATGAGCTCTCCAAGGCCGGTTCCATGATGGGGTCAGGCGGGATGATTGTCTTGGATGAAGATACCTGCATGGTTGACGTTGCCAGGTATTTCATGGCCTTTCTCGCCGATGAATCATGCGGCAAATGTGTTCCCTGTCGCGAAGGCCTGCGGCAGATGCTCAAGATTCTTACCAACATTACGGAAGGTAGGGGGAAAGAGGGCGATATCGAACTGCTGGAGGAGCTTTCTGAAACTGCCAAGGAGGCTGCCCTCTGTGCCCTGGGTCAAAGTGCCCCCAACCCGTTTTTGAGCACCCTGCGCTATTTCCGGGATGAGTATGAAGCTCATATCAAGGAGAAACGCTGCCCGGCCCTCTCCTGCAAAGAGCTGATTGCCTATTATATCGACCCGGAAAAGTGCCAGGGTTGTGGACGCTGTCTTAAAAATTGTCCGGCTGAGGCGATTATCGGCGGCAAAAAGCTGATTCATATCATCGACCAGGAGAAATGTACCAAGTGCGGAACTTGTTTCGAAGTCTGCCCCTCAAAGTTTGGCGCAGTGACCAAAATTTCCGGTGTCACCGTGCCGCCTCCTGTTCCTGAAGAAAAGAGAACAGTAACCAAAAAGAGTAAAAAAGATGAGTGA
- a CDS encoding 2Fe-2S iron-sulfur cluster-binding protein, with product MSEILLEIDGKEVKTTTGMTILEAAQSVGISIPTLCHHEKLEPFGGCRLCTVEVEVRGRTSLVVSCVYPVEDGLVVRTRTVKVERIRKTILELLLAHAPDSFVLQDLAREYGADRDRYEKEASFCIHCGLCVRYCAEVKKKHAVGFINRGGKKEICFIPEIAAKECWDCKECFPLCPTEALQAAFMLTLALTSPPPAADKTGS from the coding sequence ATGAGTGAAATACTTTTAGAAATTGACGGAAAAGAAGTTAAAACAACGACAGGGATGACCATTCTTGAGGCAGCCCAAAGCGTGGGGATCTCGATTCCGACACTTTGCCACCATGAAAAACTGGAGCCTTTCGGTGGCTGTCGGCTCTGTACCGTGGAAGTGGAGGTTCGCGGCCGAACCAGTCTGGTTGTTTCCTGTGTCTACCCGGTGGAAGATGGCCTGGTGGTAAGAACCAGGACGGTGAAGGTGGAGAGAATCAGGAAAACGATTCTCGAACTGTTGCTGGCTCATGCCCCGGACTCTTTTGTTTTGCAGGATCTGGCCCGGGAATATGGGGCTGACCGGGACCGTTATGAAAAAGAGGCCTCATTCTGCATCCATTGCGGTCTTTGTGTCAGGTACTGTGCTGAGGTCAAGAAAAAACATGCTGTCGGTTTTATTAACAGGGGAGGCAAAAAGGAGATCTGTTTCATCCCTGAAATAGCAGCTAAGGAGTGCTGGGACTGTAAAGAATGTTTTCCCCTCTGCCCAACCGAGGCTCTGCAGGCAGCTTTCATGTTAACCCTGGCGCTGACTTCTCCCCCACCGGCTGCCGATAAAACAGGTTCATAA